A part of Palaemon carinicauda isolate YSFRI2023 chromosome 8, ASM3689809v2, whole genome shotgun sequence genomic DNA contains:
- the LOC137645411 gene encoding tropomyosin-1, isoforms 33/34-like, with amino-acid sequence MATKKKKKAKKECSSSKKDSGSRPSLSCSSVIPSLPSMSPSLQQINEGEGIMQIRPDSPLLSAPPPPTVPFSEFGAYISSREIVGEVCQNEGVDRPTCLTRGELRPPARTAILACPHVCTAFPYLMVVSGRPGTPQPPAPSIGAASQASSSACAAVPPSWPAPTTSAPAASANQAPAASANQAPAASAKPAPAAPSS; translated from the coding sequence ATGgccacgaagaagaaaaagaaagctaAAAAGGAATGTTCTTCCTCAAAGAAAGACAGTGGTTCGAGACCTTCATTGAGCTGTTCTTCTGTAATTCCATCCCTTCCGTCGATGTCACCGTCGCTACAACAAATCAACGAGGGAGAAGGGATTATGCAGATTCGACCGGACTCCCCATTGTtatcagctccccccccccctaccgtcCCTTTCAGTGAGTTCGGCGCTTATATCTCTTCTCGGGAGATTGTAGGAGAAGTTTGTCAGAATGAGGGAGTCGACCGCCCCACGTGTCTCACACGCGGTGAGCTCCGACCGCCGGCCAGAACCGCCATCTTGGCGTGCCCACACGTGTGCACAGCCTTCCCCTACCTCATGGTAGTCTCGGGGAGACCGGGCACCCCTCAGCCACCAGCGCCATCTATTGGAGCTGCCTCACAGGCCTCCTCATCGGCTTGCGCTGCTGTGCCACCATCTTGGCCTGCCCCCACTACCTCGGCGCCTGCCGCCTCCGCCAACCAGGCGCCCGCCGCCTCCGCCAACCAGGCGCCCGCCGCCTCCGCCAAACCGGCGCCTGCCGCCCCATCATCGTAG